One genomic window of Leptotrichia shahii includes the following:
- the argJ gene encoding bifunctional glutamate N-acetyltransferase/amino-acid acetyltransferase ArgJ: MKIIKDGTITNVKGIKAAGISAQLKKSGKKDLALIYSEKKAVSAAVFTKNLVKAAPIILNMENIKNGNTQAIIVNSGNANSCTGETGLENAKKMTEFAANELGLKKEEILVQSTGIIGVQLDMKKIETGISKICKEISENGGNDAATAIMTTDTFTKQICAEIEIDGKTVTVAGMAKGSGMIHPNMATMLAFTVTDVNIEKLLLQKIFSEITDSTFNMISVDGDTSTNDMACVLANGLAGNEKIVDENTDGYIEFKEALHKVNEELAKLIAKDGEGATKLIQVTTNGAETQKDAKKVSKSVITSSLFKAAAFGGDPNWGRILCAVGYSEANLKTDKVNIFLKAGNDMVQVAKNGMAQDFDVPMAEKILKAETVEIIIELNDGEFEATAWGCDLSYDYVKINAEYHT, translated from the coding sequence ATGAAAATAATAAAAGATGGGACAATTACTAATGTTAAAGGGATAAAGGCGGCAGGAATATCGGCACAGTTGAAAAAAAGCGGGAAAAAAGACTTGGCATTGATTTACAGCGAGAAAAAGGCAGTTTCAGCTGCGGTTTTTACAAAAAATCTTGTAAAGGCGGCTCCGATTATTTTAAATATGGAAAATATAAAAAATGGAAATACACAGGCGATTATTGTAAATAGCGGGAATGCTAACTCGTGTACTGGAGAAACTGGACTTGAAAATGCTAAAAAAATGACAGAATTTGCAGCAAATGAGCTGGGACTCAAAAAAGAGGAGATTTTGGTACAGTCTACTGGAATTATTGGGGTTCAGCTGGATATGAAAAAGATAGAAACTGGAATTAGTAAAATTTGCAAGGAAATATCGGAAAATGGGGGAAATGATGCGGCAACTGCGATTATGACAACGGATACTTTTACAAAACAAATTTGTGCAGAAATTGAAATAGATGGAAAAACAGTAACAGTTGCAGGAATGGCAAAAGGTTCTGGGATGATACATCCAAATATGGCTACAATGCTTGCTTTTACAGTAACGGATGTAAATATTGAAAAATTGTTGCTGCAAAAAATATTTTCCGAAATTACAGATAGCACATTTAATATGATTTCAGTTGACGGAGATACAAGTACAAATGACATGGCTTGTGTTTTGGCGAATGGACTTGCGGGAAATGAGAAAATTGTTGATGAAAATACGGATGGATATATTGAATTTAAAGAGGCATTGCATAAAGTAAATGAGGAATTGGCTAAATTAATTGCAAAAGATGGCGAAGGTGCTACAAAATTAATTCAAGTTACGACAAATGGCGCAGAAACTCAGAAAGATGCAAAAAAAGTTTCAAAATCAGTTATCACTTCAAGTCTTTTCAAGGCGGCAGCTTTTGGTGGTGATCCTAATTGGGGAAGAATTTTGTGTGCGGTCGGATATTCAGAGGCAAATTTAAAAACTGATAAAGTTAATATTTTTCTAAAAGCTGGAAATGATATGGTTCAAGTTGCGAAAAATGGGATGGCACAAGATTTTGATGTTCCGATGGCTGAGAAAATTTTGAAGGCTGAAACGGTTGAAATAATTATTGAGTTAAATGATGGGGAGTTTGAAGCGACTGCTTGGGGATGTGATTTGAGTTATGATTATGTGAAAATTAATGCGGAGTATCATACTTAA
- the argC gene encoding N-acetyl-gamma-glutamyl-phosphate reductase, protein MIKVGVIGATGYAGQQLVWILNNHKEVEIKFISSYSNAGENISEVYENYKKYFEKKLISQKEAEESFGKIDVLFLALPHGLSEKMTKKALENDVKVFDLGADFRLDDSETYEKWYDVKHEFPEINQSAVYGLPELNRGKIKKSQVIACPGCYPTSAILGTAPLLKNKVVKTDKIIIDSKSGVSGAGRNAKIDTIFTEVNESFKAYGVLKHRHTPEIKQEMDKLSESDINVVFTPHLLPINRGILSTIYLEVNEEWKEKLTEEKIYEIYNEFYKNEYFIRVTENLPEIKNVKNSNICEIGVRYDSKTGNIIVISAIDNLIKGAGGQAVQSMNIMFELEENMGLEFLSMYI, encoded by the coding sequence ATGATAAAAGTTGGAGTTATTGGAGCGACTGGGTATGCTGGGCAGCAGCTTGTATGGATATTGAATAATCATAAAGAAGTGGAGATTAAATTTATTTCTTCGTATTCAAATGCTGGAGAGAATATAAGCGAGGTGTATGAAAATTATAAAAAATATTTTGAGAAGAAATTGATTTCGCAGAAAGAGGCTGAAGAGAGTTTTGGAAAAATTGATGTGCTGTTTTTGGCATTGCCACATGGATTGTCGGAAAAAATGACTAAGAAGGCACTTGAAAATGATGTAAAAGTTTTTGATCTGGGAGCAGATTTCAGGTTAGATGATTCAGAAACTTATGAAAAATGGTATGATGTTAAACATGAGTTTCCTGAAATTAATCAGAGTGCAGTTTATGGCTTACCTGAACTGAATAGGGGAAAAATAAAGAAAAGTCAAGTCATTGCTTGTCCTGGCTGTTATCCGACATCGGCGATACTAGGGACAGCACCACTTTTGAAAAATAAAGTTGTAAAAACAGATAAAATAATAATTGATTCAAAGTCTGGGGTTTCAGGAGCAGGGAGAAATGCGAAAATAGATACAATTTTTACAGAAGTAAATGAAAGTTTTAAGGCTTACGGAGTTTTAAAGCATAGACATACGCCTGAAATAAAGCAGGAAATGGATAAACTGTCAGAAAGCGATATAAACGTAGTGTTTACTCCGCATTTATTACCGATAAATAGAGGGATTCTTTCAACAATTTATTTGGAAGTGAATGAGGAATGGAAGGAGAAGTTGACTGAAGAAAAAATTTATGAAATTTATAATGAGTTTTATAAAAATGAGTATTTTATAAGGGTTACTGAAAATTTGCCCGAGATAAAAAATGTAAAAAATAGCAATATTTGTGAAATTGGTGTCCGTTATGACTCGAAAACTGGGAATATTATTGTAATTTCTGCGATTGATAACCTTATAAAAGGTGCAGGAGGTCAAGCTGTTCAAAGTATGAATATTATGTTTGAGCTTGAAGAAAATATGGGACTGGAATTTTTATCAATGTATATATAA
- a CDS encoding type II secretion system F family protein has protein sequence MRNIIKGNETKINEKDLLSFTKSVYYLLNGKISLIDTLGIIAQNYDGDLKNRIIRTKQQIEKGVSLHRAFSKITLDREFMEMIKIGEETGNLEIVFKNLYEKYEFNQKIKKDIKNLSIYPLTVIITALVIVFILLKFVVPKFVLIYSDIGQELPKVTQIVINISKIVDKYGIILLMTIVFLFFCLKKWKEQNEKIFERKILGIKVIGKMYKNICILNFTRNMYSLTDANVPLIQSLKMCTNSKSYVLNEELKKIILKIEKGESIQKSFKNTTFFDNEYISFLTIGEKTGEMKISFFNLNEIYYEKVSEKIKWILKMFEPLSIIFIGIIIGLIVFSVMLPIFKMGEML, from the coding sequence ATGAGAAATATTATAAAGGGCAACGAAACCAAAATAAACGAAAAAGATTTGCTATCTTTTACTAAAAGCGTGTATTATTTGTTAAATGGTAAAATTTCACTAATTGATACACTTGGAATTATTGCTCAGAATTATGATGGAGATTTGAAAAACAGGATAATTCGTACAAAACAGCAAATTGAAAAGGGAGTTTCACTTCATAGGGCTTTTTCTAAAATTACTTTAGATAGAGAATTTATGGAAATGATTAAAATTGGGGAAGAAACTGGGAATTTAGAAATAGTTTTTAAGAATTTGTATGAAAAGTATGAATTTAATCAGAAAATAAAAAAAGATATAAAAAATTTAAGTATTTATCCATTAACAGTTATAATTACAGCGTTAGTTATTGTATTTATACTGTTAAAGTTTGTTGTACCTAAATTTGTCTTAATTTATTCAGATATTGGGCAGGAATTGCCGAAAGTTACACAGATTGTTATAAATATTAGTAAAATAGTTGATAAATATGGAATTATTTTATTGATGACTATAGTTTTTTTGTTCTTTTGTTTAAAAAAATGGAAAGAGCAAAATGAGAAGATTTTTGAAAGAAAAATTTTAGGAATAAAAGTTATTGGAAAAATGTATAAAAATATTTGTATATTAAATTTTACGAGAAATATGTATTCTTTGACAGATGCTAATGTTCCGTTAATTCAATCCCTAAAAATGTGTACAAATTCTAAAAGCTATGTTTTAAATGAAGAGCTGAAAAAAATTATTTTGAAAATAGAAAAAGGTGAGAGTATTCAAAAATCATTTAAAAATACAACTTTTTTTGACAATGAGTACATAAGTTTTCTCACAATTGGAGAAAAGACTGGGGAAATGAAAATATCATTTTTTAACCTAAATGAAATTTATTACGAAAAAGTTAGTGAAAAGATAAAATGGATTTTGAAAATGTTTGAGCCACTTTCAATAATTTTTATTGGAATAATTATTGGGTTGATCGTATTTTCAGTTATGTTGCCTATTTTTAAAATGGGGGAAATGTTGTAA
- a CDS encoding O-methyltransferase yields MIENFIESSKYTQNLFKIKNEIVQEIKKESLEQNVPIITDEVLKYMIFTARNIKARNVLEIGTATGYSGLFLAQIANENDGFLTTMEIDEIRYGKAVENFKKLGLFEKNKMVFGDALKEIPKLDKNMKYDFIFIDASKGQYLKFFEMSYELLNENGIIFIDNLMFRGLVAADKEEIPKRYKTIVKRLKEFIEKLNEEYNFVLLPFGDGVGIVKK; encoded by the coding sequence ATGATAGAAAATTTTATAGAATCATCAAAATATACACAAAATTTGTTTAAAATAAAAAATGAGATCGTACAGGAAATAAAAAAGGAGAGTTTAGAACAAAATGTCCCGATTATTACAGATGAAGTGCTAAAGTATATGATTTTTACTGCAAGAAATATAAAAGCGAGAAATGTTTTGGAAATTGGCACGGCGACAGGATATTCAGGACTTTTTTTGGCACAAATCGCTAATGAAAATGATGGATTTTTAACAACAATGGAAATTGATGAAATTCGTTATGGAAAAGCTGTGGAAAATTTTAAGAAACTTGGATTATTTGAAAAGAATAAAATGGTTTTTGGAGATGCTTTAAAAGAAATTCCAAAACTTGATAAGAATATGAAGTATGATTTTATTTTTATTGATGCTTCAAAAGGGCAGTATTTGAAGTTTTTTGAAATGAGTTATGAACTTCTCAATGAAAATGGAATTATTTTTATTGATAATCTCATGTTTCGTGGACTAGTTGCGGCAGACAAGGAAGAAATTCCAAAAAGATATAAGACAATTGTAAAAAGACTTAAAGAATTTATAGAAAAATTAAATGAAGAGTATAATTTTGTACTTCTGCCGTTTGGAGATGGAGTTGGAATAGTAAAAAAATAA
- a CDS encoding endonuclease/exonuclease/phosphatase family protein has protein sequence MKFLLYNIRYGTGKYLNQPFKHMRGYLGRSVRHIYRIGKFINKYKPDIVGLVEVDLGSFRMYSRNQATLLGRITRNNNVYQYKYEEDSNYMKFPMVRKQGNALLSKNPVLREEFHYLDIGMKKLIIEVETEDVVVFLVHLALGGKTRQKQIVQLYNFVKNCKKPVIVAGDFNVFWGEEEIEMFLQASNLRNINIRKDFTFPSWNPKRELDFILCSEEIKVKSYKVIQTQLSDHLPILVDFEIVKSEKR, from the coding sequence ATGAAATTTCTTTTGTATAATATTCGATATGGGACTGGAAAATATTTGAATCAGCCGTTTAAGCATATGCGAGGGTATTTGGGACGCTCTGTAAGGCATATATATCGCATTGGGAAATTTATTAATAAATATAAGCCTGATATTGTGGGACTTGTAGAAGTTGATCTTGGCTCATTTAGAATGTACAGCAGAAATCAGGCTACGCTTCTTGGGAGAATTACGAGAAATAATAATGTTTATCAGTATAAATATGAGGAAGATTCTAATTATATGAAATTTCCGATGGTGAGAAAGCAGGGGAATGCTTTGCTTTCTAAAAATCCTGTTTTACGAGAAGAATTTCATTATCTGGATATTGGAATGAAAAAATTGATTATTGAGGTGGAAACGGAAGATGTAGTAGTGTTTCTGGTTCATTTGGCACTTGGGGGAAAAACACGACAGAAACAGATTGTTCAGCTTTACAATTTTGTGAAAAACTGCAAAAAGCCAGTTATAGTCGCTGGAGATTTTAATGTGTTCTGGGGTGAAGAGGAGATTGAAATGTTTTTGCAAGCTTCAAATTTACGAAATATAAATATAAGGAAAGATTTTACTTTTCCAAGCTGGAATCCAAAACGAGAACTTGATTTTATACTTTGTTCAGAGGAAATAAAAGTAAAAAGTTATAAAGTTATACAAACTCAGCTTTCAGATCATCTGCCAATATTAGTTGATTTTGAAATTGTAAAATCAGAAAAAAGATAG
- the argB gene encoding acetylglutamate kinase produces MISNLDKAKILVKALPFIKKYHSKTIVIKYGGSAMVNPVAREQFIQDVVLMKYVGINPVIVHGGGPEINEMLQKIGKESKFVAGNRVTDEETMEIVEMVLSGKVNKGIVADINKYGGKAVGLSGKDGNMLFVEKKFVEVDGEKVDIGFVGEIKEINTEVIKLLESNDVIPVISSIGVDKNGQTYNINADYVAGAIAGKLQADRLVFLTDVDGILLDYHDKQTLIDEIDVKKVNDLIERGIISGGMLPKVMTCLNAIENGVENVVILNGKLEHSMILELFTVEGAGTLIRKHENSKS; encoded by the coding sequence ATGATTTCAAATTTAGATAAAGCAAAAATTTTAGTAAAGGCGTTGCCGTTCATAAAAAAGTATCATAGTAAAACGATTGTAATTAAATATGGCGGAAGTGCGATGGTCAATCCTGTTGCACGTGAGCAGTTTATTCAAGATGTAGTTCTTATGAAGTATGTTGGGATAAATCCTGTGATTGTGCATGGTGGCGGGCCTGAGATAAACGAGATGCTTCAAAAAATTGGGAAAGAGAGCAAATTTGTTGCAGGAAATCGTGTAACTGATGAGGAAACTATGGAGATTGTGGAAATGGTGCTTTCAGGGAAAGTAAATAAAGGAATTGTTGCGGATATTAATAAATATGGCGGAAAAGCTGTTGGACTTAGTGGAAAAGATGGGAATATGTTGTTTGTTGAGAAGAAGTTTGTTGAAGTTGATGGAGAGAAGGTTGATATTGGGTTCGTTGGAGAGATTAAGGAAATTAATACGGAAGTTATAAAATTGTTGGAGTCGAATGATGTGATTCCTGTGATTTCGTCTATTGGAGTTGATAAAAATGGTCAGACATACAATATTAATGCAGATTATGTGGCAGGTGCGATTGCTGGGAAATTACAAGCTGACAGATTGGTATTTTTGACGGATGTTGATGGAATATTGCTTGATTACCATGATAAGCAGACACTTATTGATGAAATTGATGTGAAAAAAGTGAATGATTTAATCGAGCGAGGAATTATTAGTGGTGGAATGTTGCCAAAAGTTATGACTTGCTTGAATGCAATTGAAAATGGAGTGGAAAACGTCGTTATTCTAAATGGAAAATTGGAACATTCTATGATTCTTGAGTTGTTTACGGTTGAGGGGGCTGGAACGTTAATTAGAAAGCATGAAAATTCAAAAAGCTAA